Proteins encoded together in one Impatiens glandulifera chromosome 1, dImpGla2.1, whole genome shotgun sequence window:
- the LOC124909576 gene encoding patatin-like protein 2 gives MQTPKSYLHPPTYGNLITVLSIDGGGIRGIIPGTILKFLESELQKLDGGHVRLADYFDVIAGTSTGGLVTAMLTAPDENNRPLFAAKDINNFYLEHCPKIFPQDRSYFCGLKKMMRSFYGPKYDGAYLHRIIREKLGNLRLHQTLTNVAIPAFDIKELQPTIFSTYEVKHSPVMNALLSDICISTSAAPTYLPTYHFQNKDHSGKIRDFNLTDGGVAANNPTLVAIGEVTKQIMKGSTDFSTISQMDYSKLLVISLGTGSAKCEGKYNAKDAAKWGAIKWISHDGSIPIIDVYTQASADMVDIHLNIIFQTLDSKKNYLRIQDDNLTNGPLSSVDIATKQNLQNLVKVGDKLLKKPVSRVNIQNGIIEPTSDNETNEQALVRYVP, from the exons ATGCAAACTCCAAAGTCATACCTTCATCCTCCTACTTACGGAAACCTAATAACGGTTTTGAGTATCGATGGAGGTGGCATACGAGGAATCATCCCCGGGACAATTCTTAAGTTTCTTGAGTCTGAACTTCAG AAACTCGACGGTGGGCATGTAAGGCTTGCAGATTACTTCGATGTAATTGCTGGAACTAGCACCGGAGGTCTAGTGACAGCCATGCTAACTGCACCCGATGAAAATAATCGTCCATTGTTTGCTGCAAAggatattaataatttttatcttgAGCACTGCCCTAAAATCTTTCCTCAAGACAG ATCTTATTTTTGTGGTCTTAAAAAGATGATGAGATCCTTTTATGGGCCAAAATATGATGGAGCTTATCTTCATAGAATCATTAGAGAAAAGCTTGGAAACTTAAGATTACACCAAACACTTACTAATGTGGCAATACCAGCTTTTGATATCAAGGAACTCCAACCAACTATTTTTTCAACATATGAG GTAAAGCATAGCCCTGTCATGAATGCATTACTTTCGGATATATGCATCTCAACATCAGCAGCTCCGACATATCTCCCCACATACCATTTCCAAAACAAGGACCATTCCGGGAAGATTAGAGACTTCAACTTGACAGATGGTGGTGTCGCTGCAAATAACCCG ACCCTAGTTGCAATCGGGGAGGTGACAAAACAGATCATGAAGGGATCAACCGATTTTTCTACTATAAGCCAAATGGATTATTCGAAACTTTTGGTAATATCTTTGGGGACAGGTTCAGCTAAATGTGAGGGGAAATATAATGCCAAAGATGCAGCTAAATGGGGTGCAATCAAATGGATCTCCCATGATGGATCAATCCCTATTATTGATGTCTACACTCAAGCTAGTGCTGATATGGTTGATATtcatcttaatattatttttcaaactctTGATTCCAAAAAGAATTACCTACGTATTCAG GATGACAATTTAACAAATGGACCATTAAGTTCAGTTGACATAGCTACCAAGCAAAACCTCCAAAATCTTGTCAAAGTCGGGGATAAATTGTTGAAGAAACCTGTCTCAAGAGTAAATATACAAAACGGAATAATTGAACCTACGTCGGATAATGAGACCAACGAACAAGCTCTCGTTAGGTATGTACCATGA
- the LOC124909585 gene encoding patatin-like protein 2 produces METPKSFLQPPTFGNLITVLSIDGGGIRGIIPGTILQFLESELQKLDGKHARLADYFDVIAGTSTGGLVTAMLTAPDENNRPLFAAKDINNFYLEHSPKIFPQDSSYFPGIKKMMKAFWGPKYNGEYLHSIIREKLGSTRLHQTLTNVAIPAFDIKELQPTIFSTYEVKHTPGMNALLSDICISTSAAPTYLPTYHFQNKDHSGKVRDFNLTDGGVAANNPTLVAIGELTKQIMKGSSDFSTITQMDYSRLLVISLGTGSAKYEGKYNAKDAAKWGALNWISHGGSTPIIDVYSQASADMVDFHLNIIFQTLDSEKNYIRIQDDNLSDGPISSVDIATKQNLENLVKVGEKLLKKPVSRMNMQTGVIEPTFDNETNEQALIRYAPLNGLNIFIYIDITN; encoded by the exons ATGGAAACTCCAAAATCATTCCTTCAGCCACCAACTTTTGGTAACCTAATAACTGTTTTGAGTATTGATGGAGGTGGCATACGAGGAATAATTCCCGGGACAATCCTTCAGTTTCTCGAGTCTGAGCTTCAG AAACTCGACGGTAAGCATGCAAGACTTGCAGATTACTTCGACGTAATTGCTGGGACTAGCACAGGAGGTTTGGTGACAGCCATGCTAACTGCACCCGATGAAAACAATCGTCCATTGTTTGCGGCAAAGGATATTAACAATTTCTATCTCGAGCATAGCCCAAAAATCTTTCCTCAAGACAG TTCCTATTTTCCTGGTATTAAAAAGATGATGAAAGCCTTTTGGGGGCCAAAATATAATGGAGAATATCTTCATAGCATCATTAGAGAAAAACTTGGAAGTACAAGATTGCACCAAACACTTACTAATGTGGCAATTCCAGCTTTTGATATCAAGGAACTTCAACCAACTATTTTTTCAACTTATGAG GTGAAACATACCCCTGGCATGAATGCTTTACTTTCGGATATATGCATCTCAACGTCAGCAGCTCCGACGTATCTCCCCACGTACCATTTCCAAAACAAGGACCATTCCGGGAAGGTTAGAGACTTTAACTTGACAGATGGTGGTGTTGCTGCAAATAATCCG ACTCTAGTTGCGATTGGAGAGTTGACGAAACAAATCATGAAGGGATCATCAGATTTTTCTACCATAACCCAAATGGATTACTCGAGGCTTTTGGTGATATCTTTGGGGACTGGTTCAGCTAAATACGAAGGGAAATATAATGCAAAAGATGCAGCAAAATGGGGTGCGCTCAATTGGATCTCACATGGTGGCTCCACCCCTATTATTGACGTTTATTCTCAAGCAAGTGCTGATATGGTTGATTTTCAtctcaatattatttttcaaacccTTGATTCCGAAAAGAATTACATACGAATTCAG GATGATAATTTAAGCGATGGACCAATAAGCTCAGTAGACATAGCCACGAAACAAAACCTCGAAAATCTTGTCAAGGTTGGAGAGAAATTGTTGAAGAAACCTGTTTCGAGAATGAATATGCAGACCGGTGTAATCGAACCTACTTTTGATAATGAGACCAACGAACAAGCTCTGATTAGGTATGCACCACTAAATGGACtcaatattttcatatatatcgATATTACAAACTAG
- the LOC124909592 gene encoding patatin-like protein 2: MQTPKSHLQPPTYGNLITVLSIDGGGIRGIIPGTILKFLESELQKLDGEHARLADYFDVIAGTSTGGLVTAMLTAPDENNRPLFAAKDINNFYLEHSPKIFPQDRSYFPGLKKLMKAFSGPKYNGEYLHSIIREKLGSTRLHQTLTNVAIPAFDIKELQPTIFSTYEVKHTPGMNALLSDICISTSAAPTYLPTYHFQNKDHSGKVRDFNLTDGGVAANNPTLVAIGELTKQIMKGSTDFSTIRQMDYSRLLVISLGTGSAKYEGKYNAKDAAKWGALNWISHGGSTPIIDVYSQASADMVDFHLNIIFQTLDSEKNYIRIQDDDLNDGPLSSVDVATKQNLENLVKVGEKLLKKPVSRMNMQTGISEPTIDNETNEQALVRFAKLLSEEKKLRKIRSSQN, translated from the exons ATGCAAACTCCAAAATCACACCTTCAACCCCCTACTTATGGAAACCTAATTACTGTTTTGAGTATCGATGGAGGTGGCATTCGAGGAATCATTCCTGGTACAATCCTTAAGTTTCTCGAATCCGAACTTCAG AAACTCGACGGTGAACATGCAAGACTTGCAGATTACTTCGACGTAATTGCTGGGACTAGCACCGGAGGTTTGGTGACAGCTATGTTAACTGCACCAGATGAAAACAATCGTCCATTGTTTGCTGCAAAGGATATTAACAATTTCTATCTCGAGCATAGCCCAAAAATCTTTCCTCAAGATAG GTCATACTTTCCTGGTCTTAAAAAGTTGATGAAAGCCTTTTCGGGGCCAAAATATAATGGAGAATATCTTCATAGCATCATTAGAGAAAAGCTTGGAAGCACAAGATTGCATCAAACACTTACTAATGTGGCAATACCAGCTTTTGATATCAAGGAACTTCAACCAACTATTTTTTCAACCTATGAG GTCAAGCATACTCCTGGAATGAATGCATTACTTTCGGATATATGCATCTCAACATCAGCAGCTCCAACGTATCTCCCCACATATCATTTCCAGAATAAGGACCATTCCGGGAAGGTTAGAGACTTTAACTTGACAGATGGTGGTGTTGCTGCAAATAATCCG ACTCTTGTTGCGATTGGAGAGTTGACGAAACAAATCATGAAGGGATCGACAGATTTTTCTACCATAAGACAAATGGATTACTCGAGGCTTTTGGTGATATCTTTGGGGACGGGTTCAGCTAAATACGAGGGGAAATATAATGCAAAAGATGCAGCTAAATGGGGTGCGCTCAATTGGATCTCACATGGTGGCTCCACCCCTATTATTGACGTTTACTCTCAAGCCAGCGCGGATATGGTTGATTTTCAtctcaatattatttttcaaacccTTGATTCTGAAAAGAATTATATTCGAATTCAG GATGATGATTTAAATGATGGACCATTAAGCTCAGTAGATGTAGCCACAAAACAAAATCTCGAAAATCTTGTAAAGGTTGGGGAGAAATTGTTGAAGAAACCTGTCTCGAGAATGAATATGCAGACCGGTATAAGTGAACCTACTATTGACAATGAGACAAACGAACAAGCTCTCGTTAG ATTTGCGAAGTTGCTATCGGAGGAGAAGAAACTTCGAAAGATTAGATCATCACAAAACTGA